In the genome of Equus asinus isolate D_3611 breed Donkey chromosome 9, EquAss-T2T_v2, whole genome shotgun sequence, one region contains:
- the RFESD gene encoding Rieske domain-containing protein: protein MDLDDSEQDPEIKEYSSVCVGREDDIKKSERMTAVVHDREVVIFYHKGEYHAMDIRCYHSGGPLHLGEIEDFDGRPCIVCPWHKYKITLATGEGLYQSINPKDPSAKPEWCSKGIKQRIHKVTVDNGNIYVTLSKEPFKCDSDFYATGDFKVIKSSS from the exons ATGGATCTTGATGACTCTGAACAAGATCCTGAAATAAAGGAATATTCTTCTGTCTGTGTTGGCAGAGAAGATGAcattaaaaaatctgaaagaatgaCAGCTGTTGTCCATGATAGAGAAGTGGTCATTTTCTACCACAAAGGAGAATATCATGCTATGGATATTCGCTGTTAcc ACTCAGGAGGACCTTTGCATTTGGGAGAAATAGAG GATTTTGACGGACGACCATGTATAGTTTGCCCCTGGCATAAATACAAAATTACTTTGGCAACAGGAGAAGGACTATATCAGTCTATAAACCCTAAAGATCCATCAGCAAAACCCGAGTGGTGCTccaaaggaataaaacaaaggaTTCATAAAGTGACAGTGGACAATGGGAATATTTATGTGACTCTTTCTAAAGAACCTTTTAAGTGTGACTCTGATTTTTATGCCACTGGAGACTTCAAAGTAATTAAGAGTTCCTCCTGA